Within the Puniceicoccus vermicola genome, the region CCGCTTCGTCGACGATCGATTTGAGGTTAAGGATCTGCCCCCGGCGCCATCCGCCGTCGGCAGTGATGACACAGCGCGCCCCGCAATCGAGAACGCGGTCGCGAATCGAATTGGAGGAGAATCCAGCAAAAATGACGGTATGCACCGCGCCGATGCGGGCACAGGCGAGGGTGGCGATGGCCAACTCCGGGATCATGGGGAGGTAGAGGGCGACGCGGTCACCCTTGCCGACGCCGAGCTTCTTGAGCGCGTTGGCAAATTGATTCACCTCCCGATAAAGGTCGAAATAGGTAAGAACTCGGGAGTCGCCCGGTTCGCCTTCCCAGATCAGGGCCGCCTTGTTGCGATCACCATTCTCAATGTGACGGTCGATACAATTGTAGGCGAGATTGGTCTTCCCGCCCTCAAACCATTTGAAAAAGGGCTTTTCGTCCTCATTCAGAACGCGGTCCCAAGGCTTGAACCAGTGGAGTTCGGAGGCGATTTCGGCCCAGTAGGCCTCGGGGTCGTCGATACTGCGTTGGTACTCGGCCTCGTATTCCTCCATCGACCGGACTCGGGCTTTCTCCGCAAACTCGGGAGTAGGGGGGAAACTTCGGTTTTCTTTGGATACACTTTCCAAGAGGCTTTGGATCGACTCACTCATTATTATTGGGGTTGTTGGTTAGGGAAAAGTTATCAGTAAATTTGACAGAACAAATTAGCGTCTCTTAATGGACCATGAATCGAGTTTTCGATCAACTGGAAATCCACCCAAAATCAATCATGAAAAAATCCTTCATTCTTGCAACGGCCTCATTAGTAGCTCTCGCATCCCTTGCCTCTGCCGCCCCAAAAACTTTCAAGGCCGATCCCGCGCACTCTAGCATCAATTTTAAGATCCGTCACTTCTTCACGCCGATCCCCGGAAACTTTGGGGAATTTGAAGCGACCATCGTTTATGATGAAGCGGATCCGTCGAAAAGTAGCGCTACCGCCTCAATCGAGGTCGAAAGTATCGATACCGATAATGACAAGCGCGATGACCACCTTCAGTCCGATGATTTCTTCAATGAAGAAGCCAATCCGGAAATTACCTTCAAGTCCACCTCGTGGGAGAAAACTGGAGACAACGAATTTGACGTGAAGGGAGATTTGACAATGGCGGGTCAGACCAAGGAAGTGGATCTGGTCGCTAAAATGTTAGGCGCCAAGAAAAACCAGAAGGGTGTATTGGTCTCCGGTTGGGAAATCACCGGAACCATCGACCGCCGCGACTGGGGAATCAACTATGGCCAGGGCATCGTCGGAAACGAAGTCGACATCGATATCTTCATCGAAGCTCCCGAAGCCTGAAAAATTTCTGCCTAAATAGAGGGCAGACACTCAATCACTCACTACATCTATCTTCTCTCAATCCGGCAGTGGAAATCCTTCCACTGCCGGATTTTTTTTGAAAAATTACCGTTCTTCAAAGGTCCGTGGAGAGTCATGATCCAGCTTGAT harbors:
- a CDS encoding YceI family protein codes for the protein MKKSFILATASLVALASLASAAPKTFKADPAHSSINFKIRHFFTPIPGNFGEFEATIVYDEADPSKSSATASIEVESIDTDNDKRDDHLQSDDFFNEEANPEITFKSTSWEKTGDNEFDVKGDLTMAGQTKEVDLVAKMLGAKKNQKGVLVSGWEITGTIDRRDWGINYGQGIVGNEVDIDIFIEAPEA